The following proteins are encoded in a genomic region of Primulina huaijiensis isolate GDHJ02 chromosome 3, ASM1229523v2, whole genome shotgun sequence:
- the LOC140972044 gene encoding peptidyl-prolyl cis-trans isomerase pin4-like isoform X1, protein MGLLLTCGGRKRILQNLFDIQRRYEPNVLSLPTHEKPMPTPIISVQLHYKSNSCCSINMCTSSSNGRRVGVMGKDSKPKDSSGKNKGKQAAGGSDDAASKGKGKAGKSDALGTCTYVKARHILCEKQGKINEAYKKLQDGWLSNGDKVPPAEFAKIAAEYSECPSGKKGGDLGWFPRGKMAGPFQEVAFNTPVGVTSAPFKSTHGYHVILSEGRKN, encoded by the exons ATGGGGTTGTTGTTGACCTGTGGTGGTCGGAAGCGGATTCTTCAGAATTTATTTGATATTCAACG CCGTTACGAACCAAATGTTTTATCATTGCCCACCCATGAGAAACCGATGCCCACACCAATCATTTCTGTTCAACTTCACTACAAATCAAATAGTTGTTGCTCCATCAATATGTGCACATCATCATCCAATGGGAGAAGGGTTGGAG TGATGGGAAAAGACTCCAAGCCTAAGGATTCATCAGGAAAGAATAAGGGAAAGCAAGCAGCAGGGGGTAGTGATGATGCAGCATCGAAAGGCAAAGGGAAAGCTGGAAAATCAGATGCCTTGGGAACTTGTACATACGTCAAAG CCAGGCATATCTTGTGTGAGAAGCAAGGAAAGATTAATGAAGCCTATAAGAAGCTGCAAGATGGCTGGCTTAGTAATGGAGACAAAGTCCCACCGGCTGAGTTTGCCAAG ATCGCAGCTGAGTATTCCGAGTGTCCATCGGGGAAGAAAGGTGGGGACCTCGGATGGTTTCCTCGTGGCAAAATGGCTGGCCCGTTTCAGGAGGTTGCTTTCAACACACCTGTTGGAGTGACCAGCGCACCATTTAAATCAAC ACATGGATACCACGTTATCTTGAGTGAAGGACGGAAGAATTGA
- the LOC140972044 gene encoding uncharacterized protein isoform X2, producing MGKDSKPKDSSGKNKGKQAAGGSDDAASKGKGKAGKSDALGTCTYVKARHILCEKQGKINEAYKKLQDGWLSNGDKVPPAEFAKIAAEYSECPSGKKGGDLGWFPRGKMAGPFQEVAFNTPVGVTSAPFKSTHGYHVILSEGRKN from the exons ATGGGAAAAGACTCCAAGCCTAAGGATTCATCAGGAAAGAATAAGGGAAAGCAAGCAGCAGGGGGTAGTGATGATGCAGCATCGAAAGGCAAAGGGAAAGCTGGAAAATCAGATGCCTTGGGAACTTGTACATACGTCAAAG CCAGGCATATCTTGTGTGAGAAGCAAGGAAAGATTAATGAAGCCTATAAGAAGCTGCAAGATGGCTGGCTTAGTAATGGAGACAAAGTCCCACCGGCTGAGTTTGCCAAG ATCGCAGCTGAGTATTCCGAGTGTCCATCGGGGAAGAAAGGTGGGGACCTCGGATGGTTTCCTCGTGGCAAAATGGCTGGCCCGTTTCAGGAGGTTGCTTTCAACACACCTGTTGGAGTGACCAGCGCACCATTTAAATCAAC ACATGGATACCACGTTATCTTGAGTGAAGGACGGAAGAATTGA